A genomic segment from Triticum dicoccoides isolate Atlit2015 ecotype Zavitan chromosome 1A, WEW_v2.0, whole genome shotgun sequence encodes:
- the LOC119282272 gene encoding uncharacterized protein LOC119282272, with protein sequence MNASEDGGRRRRRSQTHDEADGVARLHPQVHAGEEGAGVARGRSTRPRARPRSRIHATGEGAGVICRVSIPAALASPFEDDDLLREILLRLPPQPSSLLRASAVCKQWRCAATDPKFLHRFRTHHRKPPLLGVFHVRNRDDIVFTPILDAPDRIPPRRFDLISSTEVVLLLLDCRHGRVLLINVGRDEAIVSTPITGEQRLAASCPFRRSSNSPMMSTGLCSALPATMAMCTEAATRAPSRA encoded by the exons ATGAACGCAAGCGAggacggcggccgccgccgccgccgttcccaaACCCACGACGAGGCCGACGGAGTGGCCCGCCTCCATCCCCAGGTTCACGCGGGCGAGGAGGGAGCCGGAGTGGCTCGCGGGCGCAGTACGCGCCCCCGCGCCCGCCCTCGTTCCCGGATCCACGCGACCGGCGAGGGCGCCGGAGTGATCTGTCGCGTCAGCATTCCGGCGGCACTGGCCTCGCCGTTCGAAGACGACGACCTCCTGAGGGAGATTCTCCTCCGTCTCCCGCCGCAGCCCTCCTCGCTACTCCGGGCCTCCGCCGTCTGCAAGCAATGGCGATGCGCCGCCACCGACCCCAAGTTTCTCCACCGCTTCCGCACGCACCACCGGAAGCCGCCCCTCCTCGGCGTCTTTCACGTGCGCAACAGGGATGATATCGTCTTCACCCCAATACTGGACGCACCCGACCGCATCCCTCCTCGGCGATTCGACCTTATTAGCAGCACGGAGGTGGTGCTCTTACTGCTCGATTGTCGCCACGGTCGCGTCCTTCTCATTAACGTGGGGCGGGATGAGGCCATCGTGTCCACCCCCATCACCGGCGAGCAGCGCCTCGCCGCCTCCTGCCCATTCCGTCGGAGTTCAAATTCACCGATGATGTCAACGGGGCTGTGCTCTGCGCTGCCAGCGACCATGGCCATGTGCACGGAAGCTGCCACTCGAGCCCCTTCAAG AGCCTAG
- the LOC119282298 gene encoding laccase-12-like isoform X2, which yields MAVPSSPSLLLVAAMVLCAATTPGAAQAVTTRKYHFDVGMTSVTRLCGTKSIATVNGQFPGPTLFAREGDHVEVNVVNNSPYNMSIHWHGVRQLLSGWYDGPSYVTQCPIQPGQSYVYRFQIVGQRGTLWWHAHISWLRATVHGPIVILPPAGVPYPFPAPEAEVPLMFGEWWRNDTEAVIAQALRTGGGPNVSDAYTMNGLPGPLYACSAKDTFRLKVKPGKTYMLRLINAALNDELFFAVANHTLTVVDVDALYVKPFAVETLIIAPGQTSNVLLTAKPAYPGARYYMLARPYTNTQGTFDNTTVAGILEYEHDDPATGKSLPIYRPTLPQINDTSAVSNYTAKLRSLASAAYPAAVPQAVDREFLFTVGLGTHPCAPGSPVNGSTCQGPNGTARFAASINNVSFVLPTTALLQSHYTGMSKGVYASDFPFAPPRPFNYTGTPPNNTNVMTGTKALVLPFGTAVELVMQDTSILGAESHPLHLHGFNFFVVGQGFGNYDPAKDPAKFNLVDPVERNTVGVPAGGWVAIRFRADNPELTAHMDICIASRRCMVHALPFGGAHELGAEDGVAGAGRKPSEPEAPAAAGGSPEMLDMITKIDRR from the exons ATGGCCGTCCCCAGCTCGCCGTCCCTTCTCCTCGTCGCGGCGATGGTCCTCTGCGCCGCGACGACGCCGGGCGCCGCCCAGGCCGTCACGACGAGGAAGTACCACTTCGAT GTGGGAATGACGAGCGTGACGCGGCTGTGCGGCACCAAGAGCATCGCGACGGTGAACGGGCAGTTCCCGGGGCCGACGCTGTTCGCGCGGGAGGGCGACCACgtggaggtcaacgtggtcaacaactcgCCCTACAACATGAGCATCCACTGGCACGGCGTGCGGCAGCTGCTCAGCGGCTGGTACGACGGGCCCTCCTACGTCACGCAGTGCCCGATCCAGCCGGGCCAGAGCTACGTCTACCGCTTCCAGATCGTCGGGCAGCGGGGCACGCTCTGGTGGCACGCGCACATCTCCTGGCTCCGCGCCACCGTGCACGGGCCCATCGTCATCCTCCCGCCCGCCGGCGTGCCCTACCCGTTCCCGGCGCCGGAGGCCGAGGTGCCCCTCATGTTCGGCGAGTGGTGGCGGAACGACACCGAGGCCGTCATCGCCCAGGCGCTGCGGACCGGCGGCGGGCCTAACGTGTCCGACGCCTATACTATGAATGGACTCCCCGGCCCGCTCTACGCCTGCTCGGCCAAGGACACGTTTAGGTTGAAGGTGAAGCCTGGCAAGACGTACATGCTCCGGCTCATCAACGCCGCGCTCAACGACGAGCTCTTCTTCGCGGTGGCAAACCACACGCTCACCGtcgtcgacgtcgacgcgctctacGTCAAGCCCTTCGCCGTCGAGACCCTCATCATCGCGCCCGGCCAGACCAGCAACGTGCTCCTCACCGCCAAGCCGGCCTACCCCGGCGCCAGGTACTACATGCTGGCCCGCCCCTACACCAACACGCAGGGCACCTTCgacaacaccaccgtcgccggcatCCTCGAGTACGAGCATGATGACCCCGCCACCGGCAAGAGCCTGCCCATCTACAGGCCGACCCTGCCGCAGATCAACGACACCAGCGCCGTGTCCAACTACACCGCCAAGCTGCGCAGCCTGGCGAGCGCCGCGTACCCGGCGGCCGTGCCGCAGGCGGTGGACCGGGAGTTCCTCTTCACCGTCGGCCTCGGCACCCACCCGTGCGCGCCGGGCTCCCCCGTGAACGGGAGCACGTGCCAGGGCCCCAACGGGACGGCCCGGTTCGCGGCGTCCATCAACAACGTCTCCTTCGTGCTCCCGACCACGGCGCTGCTGCAGTCGCACTACACCGGGATGTCCAAGGGCGTGTACGCCTCCGACTTCCCCTTCGCGCCGCCGCGCCCGTTCAACTACACGGGCACGCCGCCCAACAACACGAACGTGATGACCGGGACCAAGGCGCTGGTGCTGCCGTTCGGCACCGCCGTGGAGCTGGTGATGCAGGACACCAGCATCCTCGGCGCCGAGAGCCACCCGCTGCACCTGCACGGCTTCAACTTCTTCGTCGTCGGCCAGGGCTTCGGCAACTACGACCCGGCCAAGGACCCCGCCAAGTTCAACCTCGTCGACCCCGTCGAGCGCAACACCGTCGGCGTCCCCGCCGGCGGCTGGGTCGCCATCCGCTTTCGCGCCGACAACCCAG AGCTAACTGCTCATATGGACATATGCATTGCTTCTCGCAGGTGTATGGTTCATGCATTGCCATTTGGAGGTGCACATGAGCTGGGGGCTGAAGATGGCGTGGCTGGTGCTGGACGGAAACCTTCCGAACCAgaagctcccgccgccgccggcggatcTCCCGAAATGCTAGACATGATTACCAAGATCGATCGTCGGTGA
- the LOC119282298 gene encoding laccase-12-like isoform X1: MAVPSSPSLLLVAAMVLCAATTPGAAQAVTTRKYHFDVGMTSVTRLCGTKSIATVNGQFPGPTLFAREGDHVEVNVVNNSPYNMSIHWHGVRQLLSGWYDGPSYVTQCPIQPGQSYVYRFQIVGQRGTLWWHAHISWLRATVHGPIVILPPAGVPYPFPAPEAEVPLMFGEWWRNDTEAVIAQALRTGGGPNVSDAYTMNGLPGPLYACSAKDTFRLKVKPGKTYMLRLINAALNDELFFAVANHTLTVVDVDALYVKPFAVETLIIAPGQTSNVLLTAKPAYPGARYYMLARPYTNTQGTFDNTTVAGILEYEHDDPATGKSLPIYRPTLPQINDTSAVSNYTAKLRSLASAAYPAAVPQAVDREFLFTVGLGTHPCAPGSPVNGSTCQGPNGTARFAASINNVSFVLPTTALLQSHYTGMSKGVYASDFPFAPPRPFNYTGTPPNNTNVMTGTKALVLPFGTAVELVMQDTSILGAESHPLHLHGFNFFVVGQGFGNYDPAKDPAKFNLVDPVERNTVGVPAGGWVAIRFRADNPGVWFMHCHLEVHMSWGLKMAWLVLDGNLPNQKLPPPPADLPKC; the protein is encoded by the exons ATGGCCGTCCCCAGCTCGCCGTCCCTTCTCCTCGTCGCGGCGATGGTCCTCTGCGCCGCGACGACGCCGGGCGCCGCCCAGGCCGTCACGACGAGGAAGTACCACTTCGAT GTGGGAATGACGAGCGTGACGCGGCTGTGCGGCACCAAGAGCATCGCGACGGTGAACGGGCAGTTCCCGGGGCCGACGCTGTTCGCGCGGGAGGGCGACCACgtggaggtcaacgtggtcaacaactcgCCCTACAACATGAGCATCCACTGGCACGGCGTGCGGCAGCTGCTCAGCGGCTGGTACGACGGGCCCTCCTACGTCACGCAGTGCCCGATCCAGCCGGGCCAGAGCTACGTCTACCGCTTCCAGATCGTCGGGCAGCGGGGCACGCTCTGGTGGCACGCGCACATCTCCTGGCTCCGCGCCACCGTGCACGGGCCCATCGTCATCCTCCCGCCCGCCGGCGTGCCCTACCCGTTCCCGGCGCCGGAGGCCGAGGTGCCCCTCATGTTCGGCGAGTGGTGGCGGAACGACACCGAGGCCGTCATCGCCCAGGCGCTGCGGACCGGCGGCGGGCCTAACGTGTCCGACGCCTATACTATGAATGGACTCCCCGGCCCGCTCTACGCCTGCTCGGCCAAGGACACGTTTAGGTTGAAGGTGAAGCCTGGCAAGACGTACATGCTCCGGCTCATCAACGCCGCGCTCAACGACGAGCTCTTCTTCGCGGTGGCAAACCACACGCTCACCGtcgtcgacgtcgacgcgctctacGTCAAGCCCTTCGCCGTCGAGACCCTCATCATCGCGCCCGGCCAGACCAGCAACGTGCTCCTCACCGCCAAGCCGGCCTACCCCGGCGCCAGGTACTACATGCTGGCCCGCCCCTACACCAACACGCAGGGCACCTTCgacaacaccaccgtcgccggcatCCTCGAGTACGAGCATGATGACCCCGCCACCGGCAAGAGCCTGCCCATCTACAGGCCGACCCTGCCGCAGATCAACGACACCAGCGCCGTGTCCAACTACACCGCCAAGCTGCGCAGCCTGGCGAGCGCCGCGTACCCGGCGGCCGTGCCGCAGGCGGTGGACCGGGAGTTCCTCTTCACCGTCGGCCTCGGCACCCACCCGTGCGCGCCGGGCTCCCCCGTGAACGGGAGCACGTGCCAGGGCCCCAACGGGACGGCCCGGTTCGCGGCGTCCATCAACAACGTCTCCTTCGTGCTCCCGACCACGGCGCTGCTGCAGTCGCACTACACCGGGATGTCCAAGGGCGTGTACGCCTCCGACTTCCCCTTCGCGCCGCCGCGCCCGTTCAACTACACGGGCACGCCGCCCAACAACACGAACGTGATGACCGGGACCAAGGCGCTGGTGCTGCCGTTCGGCACCGCCGTGGAGCTGGTGATGCAGGACACCAGCATCCTCGGCGCCGAGAGCCACCCGCTGCACCTGCACGGCTTCAACTTCTTCGTCGTCGGCCAGGGCTTCGGCAACTACGACCCGGCCAAGGACCCCGCCAAGTTCAACCTCGTCGACCCCGTCGAGCGCAACACCGTCGGCGTCCCCGCCGGCGGCTGGGTCGCCATCCGCTTTCGCGCCGACAACCCAG GTGTATGGTTCATGCATTGCCATTTGGAGGTGCACATGAGCTGGGGGCTGAAGATGGCGTGGCTGGTGCTGGACGGAAACCTTCCGAACCAgaagctcccgccgccgccggcggatcTCCCGAAATGCTAG
- the LOC119353976 gene encoding ATP-dependent zinc metalloprotease FTSH 8, mitochondrial-like, with amino-acid sequence MPNFDGPMGFSLGGLRAPPSPPLPPAHGGDAGALGLVRGYLTASLGSPAAVKTSEWRYLLASPQFRRLFCSGSKKNYENYYPKGKKEAPKGDGSNKDSKQESDTDGQWNFQDGTFKQLQNFLGPLLLLGLMFSSLSSSSSDQKEISFQEFKNKLLEPGLVDRIVVSNKSVAKVYVRTTPQTNGQSQNTDTQITTVDVPGRQAPSKYKYFFNIGSVESFEEKLEEAQENLGIDSHDYVPVTYVAEVNWFQEVMRFAPTAFLVGLLYFMGKRMQSGFNIGGGPGKGSRGIFNIGKATVTKMDKNSKNKVFFKDVAGCDEAKQEIMEFVHFLKNPKKYEELGAKIPKGALLVGPPGTGKTLLAKATAGESGVPFMSISGSDFMEMFVGVGPSRVRNLFQEARQCAPSIVFIDEIDAIGRARGRGGFSGSNDERESTLNQLLVEMDGFGTTAGVVVLAGTNRPDILDKALLRPGRFDRQITIDKPDIKGRDQIFRIYLTKLKLDNDPTYFSQRLAALTPGFAGADIANVCNEAALIAARTDETQITMQHFESAIDRIIGGLEKKNKVISKLERRTVAYHEAGHAVAGWFLEHAEPLLKVTIVPRGTAALGFAQYVPNENLLMTKEQLFDMTCMTLGGRAAEEVLIGRISTGAQNDLEKVTKMTYAQVAVYGFSDKVGLLSFPQRGDGFEMNKPYSNQTASIIDTEVREWVAKAYKRTVELLTEKKEQVALIAELLLEKEVLHQDDLTRVLGDRPFKAAELTNYDLFKQGFQDEDGKTTEPAKNAEVPDDDGPAAALPDVVVPT; translated from the exons atgccaaattttgatGGTCCAATG GGTTTCTCCCTGGGCGGGCTCCGGGCGCCGCCCTCACCGCCGCTCCCGCCGGCCCACGGCGGGGACGCCGGGGCGCTGGGGCTCGTCCGCGGGTACCTGACGGCGTCGCTGGGGAGCCCTGCCGCGGTCAAGACCTCGGAGTGGAGGTACCTCCTCGCCAGCCCGCAGTTCCGCAGGCTCTTCTGCAGCGGCTCTAAGAAGA ATTACGAGAATTACTACCCCAAGGGGAAGAAGGAGGCGCCCAAAGGGGATGGGAGCAACAAGGATTCCAAGC AGGAATCCGATACAGATGGTCAATGGAATTTCCAGGATGGTACTTTCAAGCAGCTGCAGAACTTCTTGGGACCTCTATTGCTTTTAGGCCTCATGTTCTCATCCTTGTCTTCAAGCTCATCAGACCAGAAGGAG ATAAGCTTCCAAGAATTCAAGAACAAGTTACTGGAACCTGGCCTGGTTGATCGTATTGTTGTTTCAAATAAATCAGTGGCAAAGGTCTACGTCAGGACTACACCACAGACGAACGGCCAAAGCCAAAATACTGATACACAAATTACGACCGTTGATGTTCCAGGCAGACAGGCTCCCAGCAAATACAAGTATTTCTTCAATATTGGAAGTGTTGAGTCGTTTGAAGAAAAGTTAGAGGAAGCCCAGGAAAATCTGGGTATAGATTCACATGATTATGTTCCAGTAACTTATGTTGCTGAAGTAAATTGGTTCCAAGAAGTGATGAGATTTGCCCCAACAGCGTTCCTTGTTGGACTACTATATTTTATGGGGAAAAGGATGCAGAGTGGATTTAATATTGGAGGTGGTCCTGGGAAGGGTAGCCGTGGTATCTTTAACATTGGGAAAGCAACAGTAACAAAGATGGACAAAAATTCTAAAAATAAG GTGTTTTTTAAGGATGTAGCAGGCTGTGATGAAGCTAAACAAGAAATAATGGAGTTTGTGCATTTCCTTAAAAATCCCAAGAAGTATGAAGAGTTGGGAGCTAAGATACCCAAAGGTGCTCTGCTTGTAGGTCCTCCTGGAACTGGAAAGACTCTACTTGCTAAAGCCACAGCAGGAGAATCTGGTGTGCCCTTTATGTCCATTTCTGGTTCCGATTTCATGGAAATGTTTGTAGGTGTTGGACCATCCAGGGTAAGGAACTTATTCCAAGAAGCTCGGCAGTGTGCACCCAGTATTGTATTTATTGATGAGATCGATGCAATCGGTCGCGCGAGAGGCCGTGGAGGTTTTTCTGGTTCAAATGATGAGCGAGAAAGTACTTTGAACCAGCTGCTTGTAGAGATGGATGGATTCGGTACAACTGCTGGTGTTGTTGTTCTTGCTGGTACAAATAGACCTGACATCCTTGACAAGGCACTGCTAAGGCCTGGAAGATTTGATCGCCAGATAACAATTGACAAACCAGATATAAAGGGCCGTGATCAGATATTCCGCATATATCTTACAAAACTTAAACTGGACAATGACCCAACATATTTTTCACAAAGGCTAGCTGCTTTGACACCTGGGTTTGCTGGAGCTGACATTGCGAATGTTTGTAATGAAGCTGCTTTGATTGCCGCAAGAACCGATGAAACTCAGATTACAATGCAGCATTTTGAGTCTGCAATTGATAGGATTATTGGTGGTTTAGAGAAGAAAAACAAG GTAATTAGCAAACTGGAGCGCCGTACTGTTGCTTACCATGAAGCTGGGCATGCTGTTGCCGGATGGTTTTTAGAACATGCAGAGCCTCTTCTGAAAGTGACAATTGTTCCCCGTGGAACAGCTGCTTTAGGCTTTGCACAGTATGTACCAAATGAGAATCTTTTGATGACAAAGGAGCAGCTCTTTGATATGACATGCATGACGTTAGGTGGCCGAGCTGCAGAGGAG GTTTTGATTGGAAGAATCTCGACTGGTGCCCAGAATGATCTGGAGAAAGTTACAAAGATGACATATGCGCAAGTTGCTGTGTATGGTTTCAGCGATAAGGTTGGTCTTCTATCCTTCCCCCAGCGGGGGGATGGCTTTGAAATGAACAAGCCTTACAGCAACCAAACCGCATCCATCATCGATACTGAGGTGAGGGAATGGGTCGCCAAGGCCTACAAAAGGACAGTTGAACTGTTGACGGAGAAGAAGGAACAAGTGGCTCTCATCGCTGAGTTGCTGCTGGAGAAGGAGGTCCTCCACCAGGACGATCTGACCAGGGTACTAGGAGACCGCCCCTTCAAGGCAGCCGAGCTAACAAACTACGACCTCTTCAAGCAGGGGTTCCAGGACGAAGATGGCAAGACCACAGAGCCCGCCAAGAACGCCGAGGTGCCCGACGATGACGGGCCGGCCGCCGCGCTTCCCGACGTCGTCGTGCCGACGTAG